GACAACAAGACCACACATACTCAATATTGTTGCAAGTCTTGCAAACTGTCATCCCATTTTGAGATTCTAAAATTCAAGCTTCAAATTGTTTCTTTCTTTACAAAAAACACACATTGAAGTGTGTGGAAAAGCAAGCCTCAAATTCATTCCAAATGAACAACCATGGGCTCTAGACATGGACAAGACGAGCACATCATACCTTCTAGGGGTGTCAATGCATTCATTATTAGGCAATAAGGATTAATTTAGATAAAACCAAAAATTACCCAAATCTAGATCTCAAAACCATCATCTTTGTGAATAGCTTTAATGTTTCCTTCAATGATTTGTTGATACAGTACTTCCTCTTTGGATTGTTGTTGTCCTCTTTACTCCAAGACTAATTAAATTACACTTCCCAATATGAAAGATTGATGAGTAGTTAATAGTATAAGTATACATGTGGCTTAAGAGTCATCTTAAGTTGAAAGGGGACTGCCACGTTTTAGGGTGGGCAAGCTTATCTAAACattgaattaattaattaggtaacgacctgttacccgataattaaccaattacccacgtaattaaaaattatctcaaattactaaaAATACTATTTACTTTTAATTcactttatatatcatactataatatactttactatcatggtcatgtggtaccatacaaaataaatacatacactattacatccatgtaaaaatacatatattttttttacttataatttttctaatctcgtataaagagtacaaattttcgtacgcttaattcttaaaatggtaaaaagataaccttcttttcttgtgagaaaataacaataaagaaaatctcataaactttatcatattatgtgtataattatcATATCCGAAAATATTAAAATgttaactatccaaaattatacttataaaacttttactaaaatacttcacttaaaagaaaataccacactaacataatatctaGCGGTATCACGGTTGTTAAACTTTCGGGGTCTTGAATAGAGAAGCAAACCTAATGTCGCATATTAAGAAAGGAAAATTAAGTGAAGATGATGctggaattttttttaaatttggttACAAGTGTAGACTCTCTTTCTATGACTTAAAAACGataatctttttatttttatactaTATTAGAGTGGAAGTACTAGAGTGCTATTCTGTGGATTTTTTTAAGAGAGACGTGTAAAGTTCGATAATCATTCTTTTAAAGTACTATATTGTTACTAGTTTGATAAATTTATTAGCTGAGAAGTCTCCCATGAAATAAAACAAGCTAGACACATATTGGTTAAGATTCTTCAACTTTATTGGTAGGACATgccacctccccccccccccacacacacacaaagaaaaagaagaaagcgCTCAAAAATACCCTCTTTACAGGAGCTAATAGGCTTAACTCTGTTACAAAATATATTTATTCGCACATGGTATTTACACCAAACTAAATAATTTGATATTAAGAAAATAAGTAAAAATTGATAGGTCTAAATATTGATGAACCCTGACTCATTCTAATCGAACGGCTCATTTTTGTCTCGCCTGATATTAAAGTATGGGGTGTAACAATAATGAAAGCTTTCGCTGGTCGAGGATGGAGGTGAGTCACCTCGAATTCGAGCTAAAGGAGCAGGTCTAGCAAACAAATATGTACAAAGCTCTTTATGAGTAGTTGGATGAAGTCCTTAAGGACATAGCCGAGATCCCTGCCCTTCGGGACGAGCTGGAGAAGGCCCAAAAGGAGGCCTCGAAGTGAAACAGGAACATGCTCTTCTGGTCGAGAAGGTGAGAGTGCTAGAGATTGATAATGAGAGGCTAAACACCGATGCTAATGCCGCAACCTCGCAAGTCCAAGAGAAGATAACCTTGATCAACGAGCTCAAGGCTGAGATGGACGGGGTCAAGGCTTCAGCCGATGAGCTGAGGGGAAAAATAGACCGCCTAGCATAGAAGCGGGATGCCAcctgatgggttttcaatgtctttgtcttatgcttcttatgttttgatgatctaacaaacttattgtgaagaaccagatagagaacctgacccACATGGGATACATTTCAACTGAATAATGTCCAgtctgaaaatcagcaaatgaatgaacaaccacagggaggaacacaacagggacctggtgatctagtcccttagggttctccgacaaAAGTACAAGTCAATGACTGTCCGCAATaattataaagaggaacacaacaaggacctggtcccttagggttctctgacagaaatACAAGTCAACATACAGCTGGAATGCAACTGCATAGAAGTGATAGTGCAAcggtcacttctcattgggaaaaaacatgtaccaagaattgacatcactatctgttgtgatgtcttttgtgataaaacaacctggtgcaaggcacaacatTGGTGTgtattcagtgatattctctcaagcataacaGTGTTCATCCGACATTGaaatcactggtgtgtcaagaaaaAGAAGActactccactaaggatcagtttcacaatgagCTTATGTATAttcgtagttgagttgtaatcttgttatttgttcttcattgtatttcctattttactttcttagaagctttgtcttaggaaaaACCAAAAATCCATaaacttctgagtttatgttgtgactaggattagtcataagtttaaagcctttgtaactaggagagttataaagtagcttgtggtgagagcattacaagttagttgaagtcttggTAATAGGGTTATTGCAAAATGGCTTTTAATagtgagattgcaagttagtgaagttaaaagcctacaagtgtaggtcgtgattttttgatccccttatgtgggatttttccacgtaaaaatcccgcgtcttctttactttcagttttattagcattctcagcattATCTCATAGAGGAACAGGTACTctacagtttggtggactcatacaaactaacgattggtatcagagcgggttttttctaaaaggttaacacctggaaaggatctcaatggctgctccacctaactttgaggaaggacaatcaacctacagacctcctagattcaatggtcagtactacgGCTGGTGGAAGACTCGCATGCATGATCTTATAATGAACTAAGATTCAGAATTGtgggacatcatttgtgatggtccacatgttcctatgaagAAGCTTGAAGAAACCGTACCAATGGTGCCGAAAAACAGAAAGGAGTACAGTGATATTGACAGAAAAGCTGTGGAAAAGAACTATCACGCTAAGAAAATCTTGGTATGTGGTATAGGACCCGATAAGTACAACAGAGTCTCAGCTTATGAcactgccaaagaaatatgggaagcattGCAAACTACACACaaaggaactactcaggttaaacaatccaagattgacatgctcaccacAAAGTATGcgctcttcaggatgaaggatgatgagtctatataagatatgcacaccagattcaTATCTATCATAAATGAGCTTAATTCACTTGGAGATGTTATTCCCAGAAACAAGTTTGTAAGGAAAATCCTCAATGTTCTACCTAGTTcatgggaaagtaaggtaaatgctATCACTAAAGCTAAAGACCTACAAACTATaaccatggatgagttgattggtaatctgaagacatatgagatgaaaataaagaaagacagtgaaaggagagagccaaagaaggaaaagaactcaAAGCTGAAAGTAGTGActcaagtgatgaagatagtgacatggcctaCCTTACTAAAAGATTTTAAAAGGTagttcgaagaaatggtggtataccaaagaTGGGGTAGTTCAAGTAAAGCAAAGAACAATGATCTCTATCACAGGTGCGGAaagccagggcatttcatcaaagattgCCCACTCACGAAACATGAGCAATACAAACAAAATCCTgacaaagcagcaaaaaggaacctggttccagatAAACGATTCAATCGAAAAAGCGTTGCTGACAACATTATGAAGCAGGatcttgctgcttggggagactcctccagtAAATTAGAAAGGGAATCAGATGCAAaaaatagttccatgatggcagtggaaactgaagcaacgaAGTATGACTCACTGTTCGCGCTGATGGCTCAGtctgatgaggatgaagaagatgaagacgataaggtaaatttcagggatgttcagagaaatataaaatcctactcttctaagaagtTAAGGTCATTAGACAATGTTTTAATTGATGCTTATTATAGCCTTGATAATGATAAAGAGATCCTGACCATAGAACTGGGAGAAGCCGAACAATCTAGCGATGATCTggtggtctgtgtagtggacctaaatgagaccatagctaatcttgcaaaagaaaaggaagctctAAATGAAAAGACAACTAGTatagaaaatgagagagatgacctgATGGTTGTGGTGGTTGACTTGAAGGAAATAATAGAAGGCCTCAGCAAGGAGAAACACACCCTAGAAGAAAACATTTCTGCTACTAAGCAAGAGAGGGATGATTTCTTAGTGATAATCACTGacctagaggaaaccattgagggactcaatagaTAACATAAGACTGGGAGTCTTGGTAAAGGGAAGGAAGTAGTTAGTGAGACACACATCAAGCTTAAACATGAATTAAATAATGTAAAAACTAGTCTATGtggtgaacttgagaaaaatcgacaacttcaagctgaattggagaaagtcaaaattgatcttgagaaatctctgaaATGGACATGGTCCTCAAATGTTGGGACTGCCATGTATTTGAATAGCagtggaaacaggcagggaatcTCTGAAAACTCCCTACAATCCTCACAGCAAGTACGTCATTGTTCCTGATAACTGGTTGTGTACCCACTATGGGAACAATGGGACTTCAAAAAGAGTTGCCAGGCCAGGGTTCAATCTATTCAGAAAAATAAAGTGTTTACTGACAAAGTGACTACTAACAAGGGACCAGGTATCAGTCGCAAGAAACGAATATTGTctgcatggactagaaaagcccttatccatcccttttatcataacaagggacccaaactagtttgggttcctaaatctaacctaTAATTTGCATGTGTAGGGAACAATGAGAGGAAGCAGACTGCAATGAACCAAGGACAGTGGATGCTCAAAGCACGTGACTGGAAGCATCATTGATTTCTtctcactaaaagccctgcaggAAAGGAATGTATCCATTAATAAAGGAAATGGTACATTCTCAGTGCTGGAAAAGTTGGAAAATCTCTCTGTCACTCAATTGAGAACGTGTACTATGTGGATGGCCTGAAGTACAGTCTCCTGAATGTCTCTCAAATCTGCGTtgaagggaacaaagtagagttgtTGTAAAAAAAAAGTGCACAACTACCAATCTGGTGACTGGCAAGGTGGTCTTAGTGGCCAAAAGGAAACAGGAACATCTACGTTGCTGATTTTGAATCCTTACAAGTTGGTGATATGAGATGCTtgagaaggacctggttcgtggtctgccAAATACAAGATTCACCTGGGCACTAGTTCTTAGAACAAAGGATGAGACTTTTGAAGTGTTTAAGGGCCTCTGTCAAGAAGATCCAAGTGATGGTAAAATTGAAGCTAGTATGCATCAGATCTGACCACGGGACAGAATGTGACAATGCCAAAATTTGATGATCTTGTAACAAAAATGGAATAACACACAACTTCTCAACACCAAGGACTCCACAGCAAAATGTattgctgaaagaaagaatagaactGGAAGACATGGCATGGACAATGCTCATCGACAATGGAATCGCCAAAAATTTCTAGGCAAAAGCAGTAAATACTGCTTTCTACTTCGTGAACAAGTGTATGATCAGGTCTCTCCTGAATCAAAACCCACTATGAGCTTCCAAATGGAAGAAAACCAAAGATAACTCATTTGAGAACTTTCTTGACTGAAAATGCCATATTCTCGACAACGGGAAGGACCGACTTGGGAAGTTCAATGCAAAAGGCGAATGAAGGAATCCTTTTGGGATACTCTCCACAAAGCAAAGGccacaaagtctacaacaaaagggCACACTAAGTGGAAGGAAGTGCTTACTAGGTATTCAACAAGACACCTTCCTTTAACCAAGGAAGAAATGGTGATGATCAAAATGATGAACCAACTCTGGTCCCTGAGAAATATCTAAGGTTTCAAATAGGGAGGCTGATATAATGAGTAAGATGAAGGAGCCCGGtgaaagacaatgcaacatcatattccacttctCACAAGGAACCTGGTACTCACTTACTACTagtgaagctgaagaaagagtgaaaATGCAGCTTATGGCACTCCACAAGCAACAAAATAAAGAGTGTGGGGAAATCAAATTAACCTCCCAATTTTCCCTACCAATCAAACCTCAGTCCCAAACTGGAAACACAAAAACTCCCATCTATATGACAATTTAATCACTCCCTtttattctagagttagataagtatttaaaaactcaaaaaaaatgtttttcttATTCCCTTTTTTCTCCACTCCAGAATAGAATCCAAAGTCAAGTCCCTAGGAATCCTACTTGAAGGCTACCCAAAGAAgtttgagataccttaagggaGCTCAGGACCTGGTCCTGTGTTACCCCTCAGGTGACAGTTTTTAATCCTGTTGGGTATGATGATGTTAActgtgtgtcacacctcctttttccgctcccgcgaggggcgtaggagttttttccaattaaaggacaatcgaaatgggatttgtttatttatttcagagtcgccacttgggagattttagggtatCCCAAATCACCAatttgatcccgaatcgaggaaaagaatgactccatattacagtctgcgtaccagaaatccggattaggaattctgttaacccgggagaaggtgttaggcattcccgagttctgtggttctagctcggtcgctcaactgttatattcggcttgattatctgattttatacaaatatgaacttatgtgcaaattttatctttttaccgctttcataattattattattactttttaccaggaattgcaacgttgtgaaaatgtatctcaaaccgcatcacaatcaatgtacccgtggtcgtcgacacactttgactccgttgagatttggatttgggtcacatacaTGTGctcccgagtttaagaaaattaaattattaaaggcgcgcctaaagcgactagcgtattattattttgggtaaggccgtggaattttactaaaacggctcatcccgaagtctaagtgaTTTTTAACAACACGTATGGAGGGCCCCGCAGATTGTGcactttgtttgtcgaggctcatctcattcattattcttttaaagaatttgcaacgtcgtgaaaatgcatctcgaactacgtcacaatcaatgtacccgtggttagagacacatttcgactccgcagaggtttggatttgggtcacataaatgtgcacccgaatttaagaaggtaagatttattaaggcgcgtcctaaatagactaacgtattgttattttaggaagaggccgtgaaggtgcattaaacggccaaatctaaagtctagtcaatggttatatatttattgagggccccagcaatgtgtgatttatttggcgaggggcgcctcatttttatttattttttaaaaagttcgtcctatagtggctataTTTCCGGttacgtttgtctctaataatgaaagcAGAAAAATGGCCCAACTTAGTTACATGCTTACAAGTTGTTTATAGTTGGGTTCCGCCTATTTTTCGCAAAATCCGAAGCATGAACGCGTATATGGGCAGCCGTTTGGATATTATGGGCCCAAGACCAACATACACAGTATTGGctggacctgggccactgcttttcCGATGAAGGCCTGGTTAGTTCATTCGACTTGGGCTCGACATTCATAAGGCTGAAATGTAAACTTGTGCTATCTATTCATAAGGTATTGTTGCAAGTTATAACGAGGCAACTTACTAAAGGAAATGAGATTAACTAACAATGGATAGTTTAACACTTAACATGCGTTAGAAGATATGCTAACCACAAACATAGCTAAAGTTCAAGATATGACTTATTACACTGTCAACCCTTTTTATCTACCAGCCTATATACACAACATGATATTAAGTTGCCATACATAACGTTCAGCTATACATGAGGGCTACCTTCACTATCCTGATAGAagatgtaaactattatacacaaCCTAATGTTCAATATACATGCTATGTATGAAAAATAAACaacttcaactcttctcttttgtattcatgtttcAACTTTCAACTCACATTGGCAGTGtatcagtggtgtacctggtattgagaaaaacaaaagaagaagatggatgatcagtg
This sequence is a window from Nicotiana sylvestris chromosome 3, ASM39365v2, whole genome shotgun sequence. Protein-coding genes within it:
- the LOC138888256 gene encoding uncharacterized protein, with amino-acid sequence MHTRFISIINELNSLGDVIPRNKFVRKILNVLPSSWESKVNAITKAKDLQTITMDELIGNLKTYEMKIKKDSERREPKKEKNSKLKVVTQVMKIVTWPTLLKDFKRCGKPGHFIKDCPLTKHEQYKQNPDKAAKRNLVPDKRFNRKSVADNIMKQDLAAWGDSSSKLERESDAKNSSMMAVETEATKYDSLFALMAQSDEDEEDEDDKVNFRDVQRNIKSYSSKKLRSLDNVLIDAYYSLDNDKEILTIELGEAEQSSDDLVVCVVDLNETIANLAKEKEALNEKTTSIENERDDLMVVVVDLKEIIEGLSKEKHTLEENISATKQERDDFLVIITDLEETIEGLNR
- the LOC138888255 gene encoding uncharacterized protein, with amino-acid sequence MAAPPNFEEGQSTYRPPRFNELWDIICDGPHVPMKKLEETVPMVPKNRKEYSDIDRKAVEKNYHAKKILVCGIGPDKYNRVSAYDTAKEIWEALQTTHKGTTQVKQSKIDMLTTKYALFRMKDDESI